From Watersipora subatra chromosome 2, tzWatSuba1.1, whole genome shotgun sequence, one genomic window encodes:
- the LOC137386836 gene encoding 3-mercaptopyruvate sulfurtransferase-like — protein sequence MHHSACSGEATLLSVSKLTELTDLSNAVSDVVILDVSIPMPGEKRDCYAEYKQRHIPGAKFFDLNQCRETETDNDYMLPTKEKFKEFVEQFGIKSHTTVVVYDANDKKGIFSSPRAWYMFMVFGHKKIYVLDGGLMQWLKEGKSIETGDSPECLKSEYLSENLNAVHVKTLEEVKKNISTKEFQLLDARSPGRFHGTSPEPRPEIKPGHIQGSKCLFWIEFLENGVFKSPEKLAEVYKAAGVDTKSSLVATCGSGVTACFITLTCHMLGNPNVAVYDGAWVDWFLHAPDNLKMDVPK from the exons ATGCATCATTCTGCGTGTAGCGGAGAGGCCACTCTTCTCTCTGTTAGCAAGCTGACTGAATTAACTGACTTGTCCAACGCAGTTTCTGATGTTGTTATTTTGGATGTCAGTATTCCTATGCCTGGGGAGAAGAGAGACTGCTACGCGGAGTATAAGCAGCGCCACATCCCAGGAGCgaaattttttgatttaaatcAATGCAGAGAGACTGAAACCGACAACGATTATATGCTGCCGACTAAAGAAAAGTTTAAAGAATTTGTCGAacaatttggtatcaaaagtcACACAACAGTTGTCGTATATGACGCTAATGATAAAAAGGGAATCTTTAGTTCTCCTCGTGCTTGGTACATGTTTATGGTGTTTGGGCATAAAAAGATTTATGTGCTTGATGGAGGGCTCATGCAATGGCTCAAAGAAG GAAAAAGTATTGAGACAGGTGATTCTCCAGAATGTTTAAAATCGGAGTACCTCAGTGAGAATCTCAATGCTGTGCATGTGAAAACTTTAGAGGAGGTGAAGAAGAACATTTCCACCAAGGAATTTCAACTGCTGGATGCTCGCTCTCCTGGCAGGTTTCATGGTACCTCTCCAGAGCCGAGACCTG AGATAAAACCTGGCCATATCCAAGGCTCAAAATGTTTGTTCTGGATTGAATTCCTTGAGAACGGAGTATTCAAATCTCCAGAAAAGTTAGCTGAGGTTTACAAAGCGGCAGGGGTGGACACAAAATCATCTCTTGTTGCAACATGCGGCTCAG GTGTGACAGCATGTTTCATCACGCTGACCTGTCACATGCTGGGCAACCCCAATGTTGCTGTGTATGATGGAGCGTGGGTAGACTGGTTCCTTCATGCACCTGATAATCTCAAGATGGATGTTCCAAAGTAG